One Nicotiana tomentosiformis chromosome 4, ASM39032v3, whole genome shotgun sequence genomic window carries:
- the LOC104084684 gene encoding probable indole-3-pyruvate monooxygenase YUCCA11: protein MKQETVVLIVGAGPAGIATSACLNLKNIPNIVLEKDDCCASLWRKRSYDKLKLHLANQFCELPYMSFPPNSPTFVSKKGFLEYLDSYITNFSVNPLYQRAVESAFFNCVDGKWHVKAMNVEKSVVENYVASFLVVATGENGEGFIPKIEGLDGFGGTIIHSSEYGNGKNFEGKDVLVVGCGNSGMEIAYDLSNWGAQTSIIVRSPVHILTKEIVQMGMTLLKYIPCNIVDKTVMILSRLIYGDLSVLGLHRPNKGPFYLKKATGRSPVIDVGTVDQIKTGKIKVLPSIKKIKGNYVEFADSKMEQFDAMVFATGYKSTVTKWLKDDGVLFNENGMPKKRSPCHWKGEKSIYCAGFANAGLFGISSDAKNIAEDISTIFI from the exons ATGAAGCAAGAAACAGTGGTCCTTATTGTTGGAGCTGGTCCTGCTGGTATAGCTACTTCTGCTTGTCTAAACCTTAAAAATATTCCAAATATAGTTTTAGAAAAAGATGATTGTTGTGCTTCTTTATGGAGAAAAAGGTCTTATGATAAGTTGAAGCTTCACTTAGCAAATCAATTTTGTGAACTTCCTTACATGTCATTTCCTCCTAATTCACCAACTTTTGTGTCCAAAAAAGGTTTTCTTGAATATTTGGATAGTTATATCACCAATTTCAGTGTTAATCCTTTGTATCAACGTGCCGTTGAGTCTGCATTTTTCAACTGCGTTGATGGCAAATGGCATGTTAAGGCGATGAACGTCGAAAAAAGTGTCGTTGAGAATTATGTTGCTAGCTTTCTTGTTGTTGCCACTGGAGAAAATGGTGAAGGTTTTATTCCAAAAATTGAAGGATTAGATGGATTTGGTGGAACAATCATACATTCTAGTGAGTATGGAAATGGCAAGAATTTTGAAGGTAAAGATGTTCTAGTTGTTGGTTGTGGAAATTCTGGCATGGAAATTGCTTATGATTTGTCTAACTGGGGTGCTCAGACCTCCATTATTGTTCGTAGCCCG GTACACATACTCACGAAGGAAATAGTCCAAATGGGAATGACTTTACTGAAATACATTCCTTGTAATATAGTGGACAAAACTGTGATGATTTTAAGCAGATTAATATATGGAGATCTTTCTGTCTTAGGGCTACATAGGCCAAACAAGGGTCCTTTTTATCTTAAGAAAGCTACTGGCAGATCTCCTGTTATTGATGTTGGAACTGTGGATCAAATCAAAACAGGAAAAATCAAG GTTTTACCTTCGATCAAGAAAATCAAAGGAAATTATGTTGAATTTGCTGATAGTAAGATGGAACAGTTTGATGCCATGGTTTTTGCTACAGGTTACAAAAGCACAGTTACAAAGTGGCTCaag GATGATGGAGTGTTATTCAATGAAAATGGGATGCCAAAAAAGAGAAGTCCTTGTCACTGGAAAGGGGAGAAAAGTATTTATTGTGCAGGATTTGCCAACGCTGGATTATTTGGAATTTCATCTGACGCCAAGAATATAGCTGAAGATATCAGTACGATTTTCATATAA